A single genomic interval of Pseudomonadota bacterium harbors:
- a CDS encoding ATPase → MRFKSGEEFREWPAKAVTIFGMSGVGKTTLAGLLQRSGWFHYSVDYRIGTRYMGEHIIDNFKREAMKVQFLRDLLLSDSIYICSNITFENLSPLSTYTGKPGNTALKGIPFAEYQRRQEQHREAEIRALLDVPEFIQRARDIYRYEHFICDTGGSLCEVADPSDASDPVLRCLSDTSLLLYIEGSEQHTKMLVDRFRDDPKPMYYRPKFLDEKWAEYKSIYGIIGDNDVPPDDFAAWGFEQLLHHRLPIYEAIARNHGYRVHMEELRGIRAQTPQQAEEDFVALVSRAIDLQ, encoded by the coding sequence ATGCGCTTCAAATCAGGCGAAGAGTTCCGCGAATGGCCCGCCAAGGCGGTGACGATATTCGGCATGTCGGGCGTCGGCAAAACCACGCTCGCCGGGCTCCTGCAGCGCAGTGGCTGGTTCCACTATTCCGTCGATTACCGCATCGGCACCCGCTACATGGGCGAGCACATCATCGACAATTTTAAGCGCGAGGCGATGAAGGTGCAGTTTCTGCGCGATCTGCTGCTGTCCGATTCGATCTATATCTGCTCGAACATTACCTTTGAAAATCTGAGCCCGCTCTCGACCTACACGGGCAAGCCCGGCAACACGGCGCTCAAGGGCATCCCGTTCGCGGAATACCAGCGCCGCCAAGAGCAGCACCGCGAAGCGGAGATCCGCGCGCTCCTCGATGTTCCCGAATTCATCCAAAGGGCGCGCGACATTTATCGGTACGAGCATTTCATCTGCGATACGGGCGGCAGCCTGTGCGAAGTGGCGGATCCCTCAGACGCTTCGGACCCGGTGCTCAGATGCCTGTCGGACACCAGCCTTCTCCTCTATATAGAAGGCAGCGAACAGCACACGAAGATGCTGGTCGACCGCTTCCGCGACGATCCGAAGCCCATGTACTACCGGCCCAAGTTCCTCGACGAGAAATGGGCCGAGTACAAATCGATCTACGGCATCATCGGAGACAACGACGTCCCTCCCGACGACTTCGCCGCCTGGGGCTTCGAGCAGCTCCTCCACCATCGCCTTCCCATCTACGAAGCCATCGCCCGCAATCACGGTTACCGGGTGCACATGGAGGAATTGCGCGGCATTAGGGCGCAAACGCCGCAACAGGCGGAGGAAGACTTCGTAGCCCTTGTTTCGCGCGCCATCGACCTGCAATAG
- a CDS encoding homoserine O-succinyltransferase: MPIKIPNDLPARLTLEHEGVMVMTEATALRQDVRPLRIGLLNLMPNKVKTETQFARLIGATPLQVELTLVKITGHTPKNTPAEHMIAFYSDWEDIKRRKFDGFIVTGAPVEQLDFEDVTYWDELCRIFDWTQTNVHSTMNICWGAQAALCHFHDVPKHALPKKAFGVYRHRNLNPSSPYLRGFSDDFMIPVSRWTENHRTDLPNGKGLEVLMESDEAGLCLVADAPRRALHMFNHIEYDTNSLSEEYWRDVKASKPIELPVNYFPKNDPKAPPENRWRSHAHLLFGNWINEVYQTSPFDPERIGE, encoded by the coding sequence ATGCCGATCAAGATCCCCAATGATTTGCCGGCCCGTCTGACGCTTGAGCATGAAGGCGTCATGGTCATGACGGAAGCGACGGCGCTCCGCCAGGACGTCCGCCCTCTGCGCATCGGGCTCCTCAACCTCATGCCCAACAAGGTCAAGACCGAAACGCAGTTCGCCAGGCTCATCGGCGCAACGCCGCTGCAGGTCGAGCTCACCCTCGTCAAGATCACCGGTCACACGCCGAAGAACACCCCGGCTGAGCACATGATCGCCTTCTACAGCGACTGGGAAGACATCAAGCGCCGGAAATTCGATGGCTTCATCGTCACCGGCGCCCCGGTGGAGCAGCTCGACTTCGAGGACGTCACTTATTGGGACGAGCTCTGCCGCATCTTCGATTGGACCCAGACCAATGTGCATTCGACGATGAACATTTGCTGGGGGGCGCAGGCGGCGCTCTGTCACTTTCACGATGTGCCGAAGCACGCCTTGCCGAAGAAGGCCTTCGGCGTCTATCGCCACCGCAACCTCAACCCGTCCTCGCCGTACCTGCGCGGCTTTTCGGACGACTTTATGATTCCCGTCTCGCGCTGGACCGAGAACCACCGCACCGACCTGCCGAATGGCAAAGGCCTTGAGGTCCTGATGGAGTCCGACGAAGCCGGTCTCTGCCTCGTCGCCGACGCGCCGCGCCGTGCCCTCCACATGTTCAACCACATCGAATACGACACCAATTCGCTGAGCGAGGAATATTGGCGCGACGTCAAGGCGAGCAAGCCGATCGAGCTGCCGGTCAACTATTTTCCGAAGAACGATCCCAAGGCGCCGCCGGAAAATCGCTGGCGCAGCCACGCCCATTTGTTGTTCGGCAACTGGATCAACGAAGTCTATCAGACGTCGCCATTCGATCCCGAAAGGATCGGAGAATAG
- the pheA gene encoding chorismate mutase: MTTAPPALDALRREIDEIDDAIHDLILRRAEIVREIGRVKTSVASPMLRPAREAQVLRRLARRHRGPVPMGVMVRLWRELITGGSLGLQENVLVAVYGGEDGVGCWDLARDHYGGSVPMRSCRSPGEVVDAVAAGTATVGVLPAPGPGEAAPWWPLLLSDRPNPPRVVVKLPFADRSRSRTAIATAFVVAAMAHEESGEDRTLVALAAKAGADEAGIATALERVELKGSVLAIAPDKENDTQWRLLELAGFVGADDRRLALLAREPGIGRALTIGGYATPLSGS; the protein is encoded by the coding sequence ATGACGACCGCCCCGCCAGCGCTCGATGCGTTGCGCCGCGAGATCGACGAGATCGACGACGCCATCCACGATCTCATCCTCAGACGCGCCGAGATCGTGCGCGAGATCGGCCGAGTGAAGACGAGCGTGGCCTCGCCGATGCTGCGCCCGGCCAGGGAAGCCCAAGTGCTCAGGCGCCTGGCCCGCCGCCATCGCGGCCCCGTGCCCATGGGCGTCATGGTGCGGCTTTGGCGCGAGCTCATAACCGGCGGCTCGCTCGGGTTGCAGGAGAACGTTTTGGTGGCGGTCTATGGGGGCGAAGACGGTGTGGGCTGCTGGGATCTGGCCCGCGATCATTACGGCGGCAGCGTCCCGATGCGGAGTTGCCGGAGCCCGGGCGAGGTCGTCGATGCCGTCGCGGCGGGCACGGCGACGGTCGGCGTGCTGCCGGCGCCCGGGCCTGGCGAGGCGGCACCGTGGTGGCCGCTCCTCCTCTCGGACCGACCGAATCCGCCACGGGTCGTGGTCAAGCTGCCCTTCGCCGACCGGAGCCGGAGCCGCACCGCCATTGCCACGGCCTTCGTGGTGGCGGCGATGGCGCATGAGGAGAGCGGCGAGGATCGCACGCTCGTCGCCCTGGCGGCAAAGGCAGGCGCCGACGAAGCTGGCATCGCAACGGCGCTCGAGCGCGTGGAGCTCAAAGGGTCCGTCCTCGCCATTGCCCCCGACAAGGAGAACGACACGCAATGGCGCTTGCTCGAGCTCGCGGGCTTCGTCGGCGCCGATGACCGACGGCTCGCGCTGCTTGCGCGCGAACCCGGCATCGGCCGCGCTCTAACCATCGGCGGCTATGCGACGCCGCTATCCGGCTCCTAG
- a CDS encoding histidinol-phosphate transaminase, translating into MTASATRPTPTPGILDLPPYRAFQPPKRQGRVIRLMANEGALGPSPKAVAAFKAASGEIHRYPERGSGELVQALARHHRLEPERLIVGNGSDELIELLANCYAGPGDEAIHTQYGFVMFKQSTRAAGATPISAPDVNFTVSIDAILERVSPRTKLVFLANPNNPTGTYLPHDEVERLHRKLPEHVVLVLDAAYAEYVNRNDYSAGSGLVERSQNVIMLRTFSKLFALAGLRLGWGYGSPAILDALNRVHGPFNVNLAAQAAGMAALADAAFQEAARNHNAAWMPTIQESLRKLGLEPVPSVANFVLVRVPAKTGKTAEAAIEHLAKAGIFVREMATYGLAEHFRFSIGTAEEMEALLAELGQFLGRTHG; encoded by the coding sequence ATGACCGCATCGGCCACTCGACCGACACCTACGCCCGGCATTCTCGATTTGCCGCCCTATCGGGCCTTTCAGCCGCCCAAGCGCCAAGGACGCGTCATTCGATTGATGGCCAATGAAGGCGCGCTGGGGCCGAGCCCGAAGGCGGTCGCCGCCTTCAAGGCCGCTTCGGGCGAAATCCATCGCTATCCCGAGCGTGGCTCGGGCGAGCTCGTGCAGGCGCTCGCCCGGCATCACCGTCTCGAACCGGAGCGGCTCATCGTCGGCAATGGGTCGGACGAGCTGATCGAGCTGCTCGCCAATTGCTACGCCGGACCGGGCGATGAGGCTATTCACACCCAATACGGCTTCGTCATGTTCAAGCAGTCGACCAGGGCCGCCGGCGCCACCCCGATCTCCGCGCCCGACGTCAACTTCACCGTCAGCATCGATGCGATCCTGGAGCGCGTGAGCCCACGCACCAAGCTCGTCTTCCTCGCCAATCCGAACAATCCGACCGGCACCTATCTCCCCCATGACGAGGTGGAGCGCCTGCATCGCAAGCTGCCGGAGCACGTGGTTCTGGTGCTGGATGCCGCCTACGCGGAATACGTCAACCGCAACGACTACTCGGCCGGCAGCGGGCTCGTCGAGCGCAGCCAGAACGTGATCATGCTGCGCACCTTCTCCAAGCTGTTCGCGCTCGCCGGCTTGCGGCTCGGCTGGGGCTATGGATCGCCGGCGATCCTCGATGCCTTGAACCGGGTGCATGGCCCCTTCAACGTGAACCTCGCTGCGCAAGCGGCCGGCATGGCGGCGTTGGCCGATGCGGCGTTCCAGGAAGCCGCCCGGAATCACAACGCCGCCTGGATGCCGACGATCCAGGAATCGCTGCGGAAGCTCGGTCTCGAGCCGGTGCCCAGCGTCGCCAATTTCGTGCTGGTGCGCGTGCCGGCGAAGACCGGCAAGACCGCCGAGGCGGCAATCGAGCACTTGGCCAAGGCCGGCATCTTCGTGCGCGAGATGGCGACCTACGGGCTTGCCGAGCATTTCCGCTTCTCCATCGGCACGGCCGAAGAGATGGAAGCCTTGCTCGCGGAGCTGGGCCAGTTCCTGGGCCGCACGCATGGCTGA
- a CDS encoding prephenate/arogenate dehydrogenase family protein: MAELPIKTLALIGIGHIGSSIARGVIEQKLAERIVVADNNEEHRARALELGLCQSATADAGEAVRGADMVIVCTPIGTYQAIGEAMAPDLAAGAIVTDVGSVKQAAIRALKPALPRHARFVPGHPVAGTENSGPDAGFAALFHNRWAILTPLPGEDQAAADRVAWLWRGLGSNVVIMDAEHHDKVLAITSHLPHLIAYTIVGTATDLETSLQSEVIKFSAGGFRDFTRIAGSNPIMWRDIFLNNREAVLEMLQRFSEDLSSLQRAIRWGEGEKLEELFTRTRAIRRGVVAAKQA, translated from the coding sequence ATGGCTGAGCTTCCCATCAAGACCTTGGCGCTCATCGGCATCGGCCATATCGGCTCTTCGATCGCCCGCGGCGTCATCGAGCAGAAGCTGGCGGAGCGGATCGTCGTCGCCGACAACAACGAGGAGCACCGGGCCCGCGCGCTCGAGCTCGGGCTCTGCCAATCGGCAACCGCGGATGCGGGCGAAGCGGTTCGCGGCGCCGACATGGTGATCGTCTGCACGCCCATCGGCACCTACCAGGCGATCGGCGAGGCGATGGCGCCGGATTTGGCCGCGGGTGCGATCGTGACCGATGTGGGCTCGGTCAAGCAGGCGGCGATCCGGGCCTTGAAGCCGGCCTTGCCGCGCCATGCCCGCTTCGTTCCGGGCCATCCCGTCGCCGGCACCGAGAACTCCGGGCCCGATGCGGGGTTCGCCGCACTCTTCCATAACCGCTGGGCGATCCTGACACCGCTTCCCGGCGAGGATCAGGCCGCCGCCGATCGCGTCGCGTGGCTGTGGCGGGGCCTCGGCTCCAACGTCGTCATCATGGATGCCGAGCACCACGACAAGGTGCTGGCGATCACTTCGCATCTGCCGCACCTCATCGCCTACACCATCGTCGGCACCGCGACCGACCTCGAGACCTCGCTGCAGTCCGAGGTGATCAAGTTCTCCGCCGGCGGCTTCCGCGACTTCACCCGCATCGCCGGCTCCAATCCGATCATGTGGCGCGACATCTTCCTCAACAACCGCGAGGCGGTCCTGGAGATGCTGCAGCGCTTCAGCGAGGACCTGTCGAGCCTGCAGCGCGCCATTCGCTGGGGCGAAGGCGAGAAGCTGGAAGAGTTGTTCACCCGCACCCGCGCCATCCGCCGCGGCGTGGTCGCCGCCAAGCAGGCGTGA
- a CDS encoding DUF2125 domain-containing protein, with translation MRWRLVWSAGALAFLLLATGAASWWLAARALDQAIQRWVEARRSDGYTVEWRARAIGGFPLWIRARFEQPALTAPGGATPWSWQAESLTLAARPWNPTTVSFEGQGRNLLVLAIPQSVQVTSDAVHGSLVLGLNRPLQGEMEVAAPALWTEKDTPSASARRLDVALDKYLSGQADERTESAAGRLSLEGLALAPPLAQRLPFSEPIDLSLALSLFGTVPVDSPARALARWRDAGGIVEISRLDLNWGPLGLTGNGTVALDEEMRPLGAGTASIRGWDATLERLVALGAVATRQASIARVVLSALSKPTPAGAEVTVPLTAQDGKLSVGPVPIMPLPKIVP, from the coding sequence ATGCGGTGGCGTTTGGTTTGGTCGGCAGGGGCGCTGGCTTTTCTGCTGCTGGCGACAGGTGCGGCCTCTTGGTGGCTCGCCGCCAGAGCGCTCGACCAGGCGATCCAGCGGTGGGTCGAGGCGCGGCGCAGCGACGGCTACACCGTCGAATGGCGGGCGCGAGCCATCGGCGGCTTCCCGCTTTGGATCCGGGCCAGGTTCGAGCAGCCGGCGCTGACCGCACCCGGCGGGGCGACACCGTGGTCCTGGCAAGCCGAGAGCCTGACCTTGGCCGCGCGTCCCTGGAATCCGACGACCGTATCGTTTGAAGGCCAGGGTCGGAACCTCCTCGTGCTCGCCATTCCGCAATCCGTGCAGGTGACGAGCGATGCGGTCCACGGCAGCCTCGTTCTCGGCCTGAACAGGCCGCTGCAAGGCGAGATGGAGGTCGCTGCGCCGGCGCTCTGGACCGAGAAGGACACGCCGAGCGCCTCGGCCCGGCGCCTCGACGTGGCGCTCGACAAGTACCTCTCCGGCCAGGCGGACGAGCGGACGGAGAGTGCCGCGGGTCGCCTCAGCCTCGAGGGCCTGGCCCTCGCCCCGCCGCTGGCGCAGCGCCTGCCATTCTCGGAGCCGATCGACCTCAGCCTCGCGCTCAGCTTGTTCGGAACGGTGCCGGTGGACTCGCCTGCCCGCGCGCTGGCGCGCTGGCGGGATGCCGGCGGCATCGTCGAAATCAGCCGCTTGGATCTCAATTGGGGCCCGCTCGGCCTCACCGGCAACGGCACGGTGGCGCTGGACGAGGAGATGCGGCCGCTGGGTGCCGGAACCGCTTCGATCCGCGGCTGGGATGCGACCCTGGAGCGCCTCGTCGCCCTCGGCGCGGTCGCCACGCGTCAGGCCTCGATCGCGCGCGTGGTCTTGAGCGCGCTCTCGAAGCCCACACCCGCCGGCGCCGAGGTGACGGTGCCGCTGACGGCCCAGGACGGCAAGCTTTCCGTGGGCCCGGTGCCGATCATGCCGCTGCCGAAGATCGTGCCTTAG
- a CDS encoding gamma-glutamylcyclotransferase, translating into MPSSKRDGSREPASELPKGWPGRGAAWVFAYGSLMWDPGFAHAEHAPARIYGFHRRFCVYSHLYRGTPERPGLVLGLDRGGSCHGLALRIPRSELPAVLDYLWRREMLTRVYHPRLIAARLDRGRAVPALAFVVNRAHRQYAGGLTPVQTAALVLQGHGGRGPCRDYLGNTLRHLSDLGLADRGLSRLESLVEGLCAGRLETPTLPPPPPPEPVVLNASSLNWANRQAAPAGK; encoded by the coding sequence ATGCCGAGCTCCAAGCGTGACGGGTCGCGCGAACCCGCCTCCGAATTGCCGAAAGGCTGGCCCGGCCGAGGTGCGGCTTGGGTGTTCGCCTACGGCTCGCTCATGTGGGATCCGGGCTTTGCCCATGCCGAGCACGCTCCGGCCCGCATTTACGGCTTTCATCGGCGATTCTGCGTCTACTCTCACCTCTATCGGGGCACGCCGGAGCGGCCGGGTCTGGTGCTCGGCCTCGATCGCGGTGGCTCCTGTCATGGTCTGGCGCTCCGCATTCCCCGATCGGAGCTGCCGGCCGTGCTCGATTACCTGTGGCGCCGGGAGATGCTGACGCGGGTCTATCATCCGCGCCTGATTGCCGCACGCTTGGATCGCGGCCGCGCCGTGCCGGCGCTCGCCTTCGTCGTCAACCGCGCCCACCGGCAATATGCGGGCGGGCTCACGCCCGTGCAGACGGCGGCCCTCGTGCTGCAAGGCCATGGCGGGCGCGGCCCATGCCGCGATTATCTCGGCAACACGCTTCGCCATCTCAGCGATCTAGGCCTCGCCGACCGCGGCTTGAGCCGGCTGGAAAGCCTTGTCGAGGGTCTCTGCGCGGGCAGGCTCGAGACGCCGACTCTGCCGCCGCCACCGCCGCCGGAACCGGTGGTGCTCAATGCGTCGTCATTGAATTGGGCTAATCGGCAAGCCGCTCCCGCGGGAAAATGA
- a CDS encoding HAMP domain-containing histidine kinase yields the protein MSAGEVARLDERIFAARVGLLYRQLYLALVANVVIPLLIALGLWQSADRLVLMLWVGGMTLLQVVRLGLSLAFEHAQPASEEVRRWAGLAIAGAAFSGLGWGFSNFYFFDPTSPTSILILTSVTVGMGAAASVSTAAVPAVFFAYFFLHTLPLAGRFIVSGDQTQVVMGIMATAYIALLSLAARNTSRIIERSLRLRFERMDMIDRLERARHLAESANRAKSEFLTMMSHELRTPLNSIIGFAELLERLPPESIKAGEYRAYSADIHASGTHLLALINDILDMSRAEAGDIEPIPSVFAISSVIDRCGRLLAQRATEGGVELNLSTGQPLPKLYADERMVRRIVLNLMSNAVKFTRPGGKVTVAAERLGSGALAIDIIDTGIGMAADDIPRALEPFGQADTSLKRRHSGSGLGLPLAKRLIELHQGRLEIQSRPGQGTKVTIIFPRERLAD from the coding sequence TTGAGCGCCGGCGAAGTGGCGCGGCTCGATGAGCGGATCTTCGCCGCCCGGGTCGGCCTGCTCTATCGCCAGCTCTACCTGGCGCTCGTCGCCAACGTGGTAATCCCGCTCTTGATCGCGCTGGGCCTATGGCAGAGCGCGGATCGGCTCGTGCTGATGCTGTGGGTCGGCGGCATGACCCTCCTCCAGGTCGTCCGCCTCGGCCTGAGCCTTGCCTTCGAGCACGCGCAGCCCGCCTCGGAAGAGGTGCGGCGATGGGCCGGCTTGGCGATCGCGGGCGCCGCCTTCAGCGGGCTCGGATGGGGCTTCTCCAATTTCTACTTCTTCGATCCGACGTCCCCGACCAGCATCCTGATCCTAACCAGCGTGACGGTGGGAATGGGTGCCGCGGCGTCGGTCTCGACGGCCGCGGTACCGGCCGTGTTCTTCGCCTACTTCTTCCTTCACACCCTGCCGCTTGCCGGCCGCTTCATCGTCTCCGGCGACCAGACCCAGGTGGTGATGGGCATCATGGCAACGGCATACATCGCGCTCCTCAGCCTAGCCGCGCGCAACACCAGCCGGATCATCGAGCGATCGCTCAGGCTGCGCTTCGAGCGCATGGACATGATCGATCGGCTCGAGCGGGCACGCCATCTCGCGGAGTCGGCCAACCGCGCCAAATCGGAATTCTTGACGATGATGAGCCATGAGCTGAGGACCCCGCTCAATTCCATCATCGGCTTCGCCGAGCTCCTGGAGCGCCTGCCGCCGGAATCGATCAAAGCCGGCGAATACCGCGCCTATTCCGCCGATATTCATGCAAGCGGCACGCATCTCCTGGCGCTCATCAACGACATTCTGGACATGTCGCGGGCCGAGGCCGGCGACATCGAGCCGATCCCGAGCGTCTTTGCGATCTCCTCGGTGATCGACCGCTGCGGCCGGCTTCTGGCTCAGCGCGCGACCGAGGGCGGCGTCGAGCTGAATCTATCGACCGGGCAACCCTTGCCGAAGCTGTATGCCGATGAGCGCATGGTCAGGCGCATCGTGCTCAACCTCATGAGCAATGCCGTGAAGTTCACCCGCCCCGGCGGCAAGGTGACGGTCGCGGCCGAACGCCTCGGCAGCGGCGCGCTCGCAATCGACATCATCGACACCGGCATCGGCATGGCCGCGGACGACATCCCGCGCGCGCTCGAGCCATTCGGCCAGGCCGACACCTCGCTGAAGCGCAGACATTCCGGCAGCGGCTTGGGTCTGCCTTTGGCCAAGCGGCTCATCGAGCTGCATCAGGGCCGCCTGGAAATCCAGAGCCGCCCCGGTCAGGGAACCAAGGTGACCATCATTTTCCCGCGGGAGCGGCTTGCCGATTAG
- a CDS encoding adenosylcobalamin-dependent ribonucleoside-diphosphate reductase, which translates to MTQVAAISQQIWDMKYRFKSADGQPVDKTIDETWRRVASAVAEAEKPEDRALWTERFHGVMADFEFLPAGRIIAGAGTARAVTLFNCFVMGTIPDDMGGIFEHLKEAALTMQQGGGIGYDFSTLRPKGAPVKGVGADASGPLTFMDVWDAMCRTIMSAGHRRGAMMATMRCDHPDIEAFIEAKREPGRLRMFNLSVLVTDAFMTAVRQDQPWPLSFGGVAYRTVQARELWDKIMRATYAYAEPGVIFIDRINRRNNLHYCESIQATNPCGEQPLPPYGACLLGSVNLARLVKDPFEETAALDLERLDTLVRTAVRFMDNVTDVSRFPLPQQKAEAEAKRRIGLGVTGLADALIMCRARYGSEQAVTLTRAWMKALRRAAYLASSEIAAEKGSFPLYDAERYLASETVGGLEEDVKDAIRRNGMRNALLTSIAPTGTISLLADNVSSGLEPVFSFRHTRSVMMPDGSRRQEEVADAAYRLFHRLKGETVALPEYFVDAQQLSPGDHVVMQAAVQEYIDSSISKTINCPADLPFEVFKDVYQQAYDLGCKGCTTYRPNEVTGAVLHAHADEQAKAQPELPLTMPTAAAAKPADDFDAGGVVYMTQPLQRPEELPGKTYKIKWPESDHAIYITINDIVQDGRRRPFEVFINSKNTEHYAWTVALTRMISAVFRRGGDVSFVVEELKAVFDPRGGQWMGGRYVPSLLAAIGDVIEHHMIDIGFLQPPERQVPALAERKVVGLADGRMRHCPKCSQPSLIRQEGCDQCLDCGYSKCG; encoded by the coding sequence ATGACGCAGGTAGCCGCGATCTCCCAGCAGATCTGGGACATGAAATATCGCTTCAAGAGCGCGGACGGCCAGCCCGTGGACAAGACCATCGACGAGACCTGGCGCCGGGTGGCATCCGCCGTCGCCGAGGCCGAGAAGCCGGAAGACCGCGCGCTCTGGACCGAGCGCTTTCACGGGGTCATGGCCGATTTCGAGTTCCTGCCGGCGGGTCGCATCATCGCCGGCGCCGGCACGGCGCGCGCCGTTACCCTCTTCAACTGCTTCGTCATGGGCACGATTCCCGACGACATGGGCGGGATCTTCGAGCACTTGAAGGAGGCCGCGCTCACCATGCAGCAGGGCGGCGGCATCGGCTACGACTTCTCCACCTTACGGCCGAAGGGCGCGCCGGTGAAAGGCGTGGGTGCGGATGCTTCGGGTCCGCTCACCTTCATGGATGTCTGGGATGCGATGTGCCGCACCATCATGAGCGCCGGCCACCGCCGCGGCGCGATGATGGCGACCATGCGCTGCGATCATCCCGACATCGAAGCCTTCATCGAAGCCAAGCGCGAGCCCGGGCGGCTCCGGATGTTCAATCTCTCGGTCTTGGTGACGGATGCGTTCATGACGGCGGTCCGCCAGGACCAGCCCTGGCCGCTCAGCTTCGGCGGCGTTGCCTATCGCACCGTCCAGGCGCGCGAGCTCTGGGACAAGATCATGCGCGCGACCTACGCCTATGCCGAGCCCGGCGTGATCTTCATCGACCGCATCAACCGTCGCAACAACCTCCATTATTGCGAGAGCATCCAAGCGACCAATCCGTGCGGAGAGCAGCCATTGCCGCCCTATGGCGCCTGCCTGTTGGGCTCGGTCAATCTGGCGCGCCTCGTTAAGGATCCATTCGAGGAGACGGCGGCACTCGACCTCGAGCGCCTGGACACGCTGGTACGCACCGCCGTCCGCTTCATGGACAACGTGACCGACGTCTCGCGCTTCCCCTTGCCGCAGCAAAAGGCCGAGGCGGAGGCGAAGCGGCGGATCGGGCTCGGCGTCACCGGGCTCGCCGATGCGCTCATCATGTGCCGGGCGCGCTACGGTAGCGAGCAGGCGGTGACCTTGACGCGCGCCTGGATGAAGGCCTTGCGGCGCGCGGCCTATCTCGCCTCCTCCGAGATCGCCGCCGAGAAGGGCTCGTTCCCGCTCTACGACGCCGAGCGCTACCTCGCCAGCGAGACCGTCGGCGGCCTGGAGGAGGACGTCAAGGACGCCATCCGTCGGAACGGCATGCGCAATGCGCTTTTGACCTCGATCGCGCCCACCGGCACGATCTCGCTCTTGGCCGACAATGTCTCCTCGGGGCTGGAGCCGGTGTTCAGCTTCCGCCACACGAGGTCGGTCATGATGCCCGACGGCAGCAGGCGGCAGGAAGAAGTGGCCGATGCCGCCTATCGGCTGTTCCATCGGCTCAAGGGCGAAACCGTGGCGTTGCCGGAGTATTTCGTCGATGCCCAGCAATTGTCGCCGGGCGACCATGTGGTCATGCAGGCCGCCGTCCAGGAATACATCGACAGCTCGATCTCGAAGACCATCAACTGTCCCGCCGACCTGCCCTTCGAGGTGTTCAAGGACGTCTATCAGCAGGCCTACGACCTCGGTTGCAAGGGCTGCACCACCTATCGCCCGAACGAGGTGACCGGCGCCGTCCTGCACGCGCATGCCGACGAGCAGGCGAAGGCGCAGCCGGAGCTGCCGCTCACCATGCCGACGGCGGCCGCCGCCAAGCCCGCCGACGACTTCGATGCCGGCGGCGTTGTCTACATGACGCAGCCCCTCCAGCGCCCCGAGGAGCTGCCGGGCAAGACCTACAAGATCAAGTGGCCGGAGAGCGACCACGCAATCTACATCACCATCAATGACATCGTGCAGGACGGCCGCCGCCGGCCCTTCGAGGTGTTCATCAACTCGAAGAACACCGAGCATTACGCCTGGACCGTCGCCTTGACCCGCATGATCAGCGCGGTGTTCCGGCGCGGCGGCGATGTGTCCTTCGTAGTCGAGGAGCTGAAGGCGGTCTTCGATCCGCGCGGCGGGCAATGGATGGGCGGCCGCTACGTGCCCTCGCTCCTGGCGGCGATCGGCGACGTGATCGAGCATCACATGATCGACATCGGGTTCCTGCAGCCGCCGGAGCGGCAAGTCCCGGCGCTGGCCGAGCGCAAGGTCGTCGGCCTCGCCGACGGGCGCATGCGCCATTGTCCCAAATGCAGCCAGCCCAGCCTCATTCGCCAGGAGGGCTGCGATCAATGCCTTGACTGCGGCTACTCGAAGTGCGGTTGA